The sequence CTATTAATAACGTTGGGAATGCAATTGAGATGTCAAAAGAGATGAGAGAGAATGAAAGAAACATCAATGTCATTATTAAGTACCAGAGCAAGCTACACTAGAAGCTTGCTTTTCTTTAAGGAATGGTTAAGGAAACTGCATCAGATATTACATGCAAGATTTGAATTATCAGTACTCATCTCAGGGTATACTCTATACATCAAAAGATCACATGGATTGAAAAATCTATGATTCATGTTGTTGGAGGCTCAGACGAAGAGAAATACAAGGCTTCTAGAAACCAAAACCAAAGCTTCAGTGAAAGGCATGAACAAGGAAGAGCTTGAAGGCATGCTCTTTCCTCACCAGAGATTGTTAAGGAGCATAACTAAGTCCAACACACTGTCACAAGTAGGGTCATGTTGAGGAGAACAATAGCGCTAGAGTTATTGGCCTCATTTGACAAGGGAAAAGTCAATTAGGGagtttaatttttagaaaaacaccacatttaattattatatcatgtacttttataataaatataatcacAAATATATGttactaatattttaataaaaccaacaatataatatatttaaagagaatttcaaatttgtttattgctaaaatacgataaatttaaatatatgtattcaagaccaataatttaaatataattaaatatatcaactaacttataaaaatatatctttaacctattaatacaataattattaacaagatatataattattatgtagGCCATTAACTATTTTGTAGGTCATGTCATTaactatattttgtttcttcataTCTTATGTAATCATAATATATGATTATACTAGTGGtatgtccgcgcttcgcgcggattattTGATATTGTGCAACATTATGTGTAATTTGGTTTGATGAATTTGTGgtagttttgaaaatatttgatgttGTATTACTGTGATCCATTGGTTGGAGTTCCATGATTTTGTTTCTTACTATTTTTTAAGCTTGAGTTTtgtgagcaaaaaaaaaatctgtaaatttattttttactgtCATTGATTGTATGTACAAAATACCACGAACAAATCTCTCTTCTTCCCTTTTGTTCTTCTGCATTttgtttataacattttttgggTAAtctttatgtttaccactttgtTGGTATCATTATTTATGATTACCATCACTAAagagatatttaaaaatatatattcttcattaagaggtaaaagactcttatactttgctctatatataataaataattatttaaataacaataaaatatatttttttatgttttgtaattatactttttcaaattcaaactttttataatttttttgaacttttttcataatttatttttgaaattcggaaattctttttgaaactatacttttagttttctttaattatttatttatatattaattagaatcctaaatttcatattccaaaaatcatgttttacccctcaactctaaaccataagtctagataaattcagatatttttttttacaaaaatcagaTTTTTAGGTAATAAATGCTTGAGTAGCATTAAAGATAGGATGTTTATTATGTACACATAGTATAAAAAGTTGCGAAGTGGCTATGATGATAGTAGAATGATTTTACTTTCATTATGATTGTAGGACAAtggttttttctttaaaaaagtaTAGCAAAAATGCTGATGACAAAAAAGTATAGCCGAAATCGCATTGTGAAATCTGATATATTAGTACTTAATTGGCATATCAATAGAGTATATAACATATTCAAAAGGGTTAAAGTAGAAAAAGTTAATTGTTATTATAACAGCATAAACTGACCAtgttttttcactttaaaaaccTTATTTGATGATTCTAACTTGCGTTTATATCATCCATCATCTTTTTCTccatattttacatattaactTATGGAGACCAAACATGTGTATGTGTAGATATAGATGCTCAGTAGAATTAATATTTGCTTCGAACCCTTTTCTTGCTCATGATTGACGCATCACCTCTCCCcgaaaattttcatttcacaATATTTCCGTTCCAGGACGAGCTTATAAGCGCCGGGTAATGCAGAGGTCAATTTGATGTCTCTTACAGGTGAACTTGGTGCTTTAGCACTGCTGCTTTTATCTACAGCGACATAAGAACAAATTATTATTCCAAATTCGGTCAAATCTATTCAGCCATACTCAAAAATAGACCATAAAGTATGGGGATGATGAAGCCATTATCAGGTTAAATATGCATTCAGAACTATCGTTGGATCCTATGTGCCATGGCCTGTGGCTTAAACATTAGAATCTTCATCCAGTTCTACCAAAATCATTGCTACGTGGTGTCATGGCTTGTGTCTCGAGATGAGAAAACGCatgaatataaaaaattcacaaATAAGCAAAAGCATTCCCAATGTCCTTTTGTGTGAAAATAGGGGGAGGGCGTTCGGGTACctattcgggttcggttcgggtatattcgggtttcgggttttcggagtcaaagatttcagccccattcaggtatttctaaatttcggttcgggttcggttttgATCTTTgtgggttcggtttgggttcggataacccattaaaattattttttaaaaattttaaaattcattatatactttaaatttctcaaaatctataaacaaaataatatacatacaaatttgaataacatatgtcgaaatacttaaaattaaaattagcatataatttgatttggtttaagtatttggatagataatcaatacatatttcaagtattttggtgttttgaatatattttagctattttcgacatttacttttgactatttgtatatatttcaagtattttggataatttaaaaatatcttatatatttatgtttttaatagacattaaatctaaaatatatttatataggagGTATAgaaatctatttcggatacattcgggtacccatAATACTTCGGTTCCATTGTAACCATTGTTACCTTTCCATCAACCAGAAGAAGATCAACACCCATGTAACCATTGTTACCTTTCCATCAACCAGAAGAAGATCAACACCCAtcatacttatcaaaaaaaaaaagatcaacacCCATCATGTGGCCTCTTTTCTTGAAATTATGATCTTCGCAGGAACAAAGGATCTGGGTAACAACACTCTTCCTGCATCGACCAGCTTTGAGGTAGGATAAATCAAGCTGTTGTTTCGGATTGTGGGTTCGAGTCTCACCGGGTGTGCTCTCATTTTTATCTCTCTTttgtctttcaaaaaaaaaaaaaatatatatatatatatatatacaatctaTGAGAGAGCTTGATAAGTAGTAAAGACACATTGAAAAGCATGTAGTGGGCGTTATTCATTGAAAGTCATTAGTGTAGAAGTTTCTTAAACGCATCAAAGAGGAGGGGGAACAGAACGGAATAGGTTACACAGAAAAGTGTCTACAACCATCTTCAACGATGagaaaaaccctaaataatcaAAGGCCAGTTTGAGAATGTAATTGTTGGCCCAAAGTGTCACATATAATACCAGAAACCTATTAGGACAGAACATTATTTCTTGGCAAAGAGAGGTGGACACATGTCCAAATATGCTCTATGCTCACTGGTGACGTGGCAGGAAAAGTGAGATAAGTCTGTTTTATTGTAATAGATATACATAAAATCGTGTATATAAAGTATGATTtacctattaaaaaaattatgaattacCATCATCTGATAGAGAATGGAGCAAATGAGAAAAGACAAGAGCCAAAATGCAAAGGTAAATGACCATAGACGTTGGTTGCTCCCACTACAAAAAAGTTGTTTAGcatcattattttatattttgcattagttttttttttgcatcacTTAAATAACTCTGAAAATAGCAATGTAAATAATTACatcaatttataaataaacgttaaaaatactaaatatttatgtatttaacaCATATATGGTTAAATAAGCCATTCTAGtcgagattaaaaaaaattcaatttttaactaaattattttagtCCCCAATTTTTAtattggaacaaaaaaaaagaaaccattTTGACCATATTAGAAATCaactttaaatattataactatGGAAGCTGAACAGTTGACTTTTAGCGGGACTGGAATAGTTTGGTAAACGTTATATGagatttatttgtatttaattaaaaattgagGATTAAAATGACGTGTGTTTGTGAGCtagtaaaaaaaataggaaaaaagtTTCTCAGCTACACCATGTTTAGTATAATATGGTGCAAACCATCCAGAGTTTAGAAATGTGTCGAAACCTACACGATGTATATGATAATACATGCCACATATACGACGTTAATAAAAACATGGTGCCAACATCATAACgaggtttaattgattttagctTAAATAATTGGGGTCAGAGCGTAATTTCTTAAAGTTAAACTCCAATTAACaaaacccgacccgacccgTTCGATAAACCCGACCCACACTTAACCATTtcccccaaatcgatttcatTAGGGTTCTAAACAAGAAAAAATTCGGAATTTCGAAAAGAGAGTGAGAGATTCGTCAGAGACAAAGAGAGATTGCAGAGACATAGAGAGAgatcattattttatattttgcattagttttttttttgcatcacTTAAATAACTCTGAAAATAGCAATGTAAATAATTACatcaatttataaataaacgttaaaaatactaaatatttatgtatttaacaCATATATGGTTAAATAAGCCATTCTAGtcgagattaaaaaaaaatcaatttttaactaaattattttagtCCCCAATTTTTATattggaacaaaaaaaagaaaccattTTGACCATATTAGAAATCaactttaaatattataactcaCTACAAAAAACGAGGTCTGTAGCATCActtattttaaacttttatatcacTTGTTGAATGACACAAATGTATTACCATcacttaaataattgattccGATAGTGGCGATGCAATATAAGGCATCGGTTATAGTAACTGATGGTTATACTTCTATCAATTATAGTAAAtgactaggttaagacccgcgccttgcgcggaatgaacgttatatattaaattattgtatatattatatgcttCTAACCTATTATGAAACAATAAATAtgtattgaataattaaaaagtcagtaactattatcTATATAATTAAGCTGGTGCgaacataaattttattaatccaaaagaatatttttttctatttgatatggtatataattaaatttaaatgatagtaacatatatatatagtatattttgatattaatatttattaaatgatgctttttgctcatgttttgtttatcatttgtatctgttatagcaaaaaatttaaattactaataacaaaattttcattgtagaattaataatttatgtaatttataatatttttaaaaattaatttgttaatattttttcaaatttttatcaaaaaaaatttattaaaagtaaatttcaaaattaagatatttatttattttcttatatgacatataatttaatttaatatatatacatatctatttttatctatattttatttttaatacttattaaatgagactttcaacttatatgatgtttttaattatttgtatcatgtcataacaaaaagtttaaaccatagatcacaaaatttgaatgtgaaacttttaatgattttagtaatttatattcgtttttaaaaattcaatatacaacatataaagaaattttttaatttttaaatggttactatgattatctaatttattttaatattttaaaattaaacaaatataatataagatacacttatttttatcaaatctttattattcaaagtcactaattatcatatatactttagtcatattaggtaattccgtaattttatttatggaaataatgaagcatattaataatgtatttatggttattttaataaaaagtttattatatatttagatggaccaatttatttctctaagaattctaagaatcattctagtaatgacatgtggctacaaaaacatgttgtaatgcttctcaaataatatataggggatactaTAATGCATCCCTTATCATAACTGATATAAATATTTGTGACGCTTAGCATAAATGATTTAATTATGTGCATCGATTATTTTAAACGTTGTAAGTACTTGCGTCAGGTTTTTTAGATGATGCATTTTTATATCATTTGAAATATCTGATGTTAATATTAGCATTACTTCTTTATAAACGATGGAAAATGTGTTATCAGTTATAACAATTGATACTAATAATGGTAACGCTTTTGTTTAAGTGATTGTAAAAATTGTTTCACttattttaattgatgttaATATATCACTGTTgcatcatttaatatatttgcTACTAATACTCATGCATCACTTATGTAACTGAAGTAATATATTTTCGTTCAATAATTacaaattaaattcattaaaacaataaaaaaaatattaataataaaaaagaaattatttttcaGATAAATATCCAAATGCATACAAAAGTCTAATATTAAAACGGGAACCAAACATAAAAACCATAGTagctaataaaataaataatccaaCCAATGGTCTAAACTTAATTATTAAAAGTTTCTGCGCCGTACTCTAATCCAGATGATCTCTGTTTTGGGTTGCCTGTAAAAAAATCAGATTAgatttatttcttttgaaaaaaaagactaatgcttaaattaaataaataaatgtttaacataaaactcgtAAAGTACCTCAGAGTTTTGTTGATTGAccaaatttgataaaatatcaGCAAAATTTGGTTGATTGGCCAAGTTTGACAGAACACCAGCTAAATTTGGCACCGCTCCATTAGTCTACatataaaaagtaatatttagtaaacaatataatacaccaataaaatacaaaacagtAATTAGTATAAAATAACCTGAATAGTAGTAGCACCAACTAATTGTTGGATCATTCCTGCTAAATTCTGGACTTGACTTTGCAATCCTGAAACTTGTGACTTTAGCTCAACAACTTCAGAATTTGACGCTGCTAAATTTGGAGTATTGGACATTTTCAATAGCTTTGAAGGTGTAGGTCCACGTCCTAGGCACCGGACTCGTACTGATCGCTCTGGTCCAAAAACTTTGGAATATTCATCGTCTAAACTTGCAGTGATATTTGATCTTTCAACTGAAAGATTTTCACTCATCAAAAGTGTGAGTTCATCctgaaatatttaaacaatataaacatgtataatttaatggttttataaatattagttataaGCTTTTATATTTAAAGGAACTAACCGCACGACTCTTTGCTTCTTCACAAACAAAAGTTCCATCAGACTTCTTACGGCTTGCAATGAAAAATTCTGCTCTGCATGGTGTTCTTCCTGTTTGGTCTTTctaaagaaaatataagaaaaaatatttaacttattgtccaatataaacataaatatgtaccTACATGAATGGTTTGAAGAATCAACAAATTATGCAAACTCAAATTACTTACAATGTTGCGTCGCTTCCTTGCAAAACTCTTTCTTCCGCAGACATGTGGCAAAGTATTCTTTTTCTGGTTATTGATATTTCGTTCACGCATTTTCTGAAATTTGATATGTAATACTAAAAAGTTAGTCCCAAATCTAgtaatatgtataaatatattgtatattcaATACATAAACATACCTTCCATTTTTCAGTGAatctaaagaaaacaaaaccattCCACTGATCTTCCGGAACCATGGCAGGACGATTCAGAACTGTTTCAGTACGGTCACTCCGTTTGTACATCTTCCAGAGACGAACTTTAAAATCCTTACATCTGCTCCCTAATACACTTAGAACATAGTTCTTTTTTGTGTCCGGGTTATCAAACCAGAATTTTGTCTATAACAAAAGTCATAGATTTTTTAGTACAAATTACTAGTTAGAAAAGTATAAACCAATAACTATGTTGCAagagtaataatattttttgttaccaGAATAATGTCCCAGGCTTTGTCCTTCCTGTGAGGAGCAAATACCCTCCAATCGGCATAGTCAATTGGCAACAAATTAACATCATTGCTCAACTGACCTAACCAAGACCCCAATAAAACTCCAGAATCTTCATCAGGCTGGCcacaatcttcatcaaaatgAACTATCACTCTACGGTTTTGCAGTTTCCAAACTTCTTTTGTTGTCAACGTTTGTTCTTCTATTTCTCCATTTGCATCTATTTAATAATCAGACAATGCATTAGTTatcaaaactaaaactaaatatatatcaGTTACATAACACTAATAGGTGTCAATAAAAAAACTGAACGTTACCTCTGATTTGCACTTTCCATTTGAAAGTGTTACACTCTGGAGCAAACTGTGGTGGACAACTGAAATCCAACTGCGTCTCTAAAAACTGCGAATCCTCCGGTGCTTGTGTATCATCAGAATCTGTGAAATCCATAACTCtacatagaaaaatataaacctAGTTAATATTGAGAAATATACTGATGAAATCACATTAAAGATAgttaaaactattaatatttGAAATCATTATGTTATATAACCTGAACTGTAAGCGCTATAAATATTTActtcttcaaaaaaatattatgataggCTACTATCCCCCATGTCATATAAATCTCTAGGTTGGACATGCACAGCAATATTCCATCCTTGCTCACATGGATCTTCTACATAATACACCATTTTTGCTTGAGAGGCCAAGACATATggttcgtcttcttcttcatcccccGTGTGTAACAAACGATCAAAGTTCACCATGTTATGACCATAAACATCATGTTTGTAGCCTCGACTACTGCGAGTATCAGCCCATTTACACTTGAAAAGCACAACTCTAAAAGTCTCATAGAAGTTTAGTTCGATAACTTCTACTAACTTCCCATAATAAGCTATATCTCCTGCTTTAGGATTTTGATCACGCGAGCTCGCATAACTCACCGTATTAGCATTCACATAAACACCACTGTTTTGTGTTTTCAGGCCATCATCTCTTCCTGATGCTCTAAACTTATAGCCATTGATATTATATGATGAATATTTCACTACTTTTTCAGACGGGCCCAAAGCTAAGCATCTAATATCGTCAGACACACCTTCAACATCATTTTTTTCTACCCTATCTTTAAGCCATTTCCCAAAATTAAGATGCACTTCTCTGTCAACATCTAAGACGTGATTCCGCTTGCTTTGACGAATCTTTTTCTTGCTAAGCTCTTTTTTGTATCGCCTAAATAAaccatttttataaaatggtttgttagttaaaatataaaacaatttaaattagAGTACATattgattaatatataaaacttaCTCTCTCAAATGATCCAGGAATTGACAATTTATCAATATAAACCGATGCGCCTGTTGTCTCTCGACATAACTAAGCGTATAAACCTGACCAGCTCCGACAAATCGGCCTACATTTGGGAAACTTGATTGAATCTCCGAGTTTGATGTATGATTTTGCACTAATGAAGGCCGATCATCAACTCTTCCAACTCTGTTGAATCTTGTCTCTATATCATTGAGATACATTGAGCAAAACGTAACACATTCATCAGCCAAATATTGTTCGCATATAGATCCTTCAGGTTTGGCACGATTACGAACATAGGATTTGAAATGTCCAAGAgttctgcacatatattaattaGTGAGATACTCCTATATTCACCAGTcatgaaatatttatgtgacTAATATTTTACGACGATTACCTTTCAATTGGATACATCCAGCGAAAAGCCACTGGTCCACCTTGTTTTGCTTCTTCGACGAGATGCACAGTTAGATGTACCATTACCGTGAAAAACGAGGGAGGGAATACCATTTCCATATGGCATAAAGTCATTATAATATGCTCTTGTAGTTTATCTAATTCATCTGGATCAAGGACCCTTGCTGATATACTTCGGAAAAATCGAGATAACTCAATAATGACAGACGCTACATCCTGTGGGAGCAGATTCCGAATTGCTATTGGCAATAAATCTTTCATTATAATATGAGAGTCATGACTTTTTAGACCAGATAGCTTGTGATTCTTTACATCAACACAGCTAGATATATTAGATGCATATCCGTCCGGCAGCTTTACATTTTTTAAGACACCTAAGAAAATGTCTTTCCCACTACGATCCAAAGTGAAACTTGCTGGTGCATATTTATCATTATTATCAGGCCACAACTCAGAGCGAATACCAAGCTCATGGAGATCTTTTCTAGCACTTAAGTTATCTTTTGACTTCCCCTTGTCGTCTAACAATGtgtaaacaatattgtcaaacacatttttttctatatgcATAACGTCTAAATTATGTCGCAGGACCATGGATTCCCAATACGGCAAGTcaaaaaatatactcttctttttCCACTGTTGATCATCACACTTTTCCATACCACTCCGGTCTCTCTTTTTACCAACCAATTCACGTCTCTTTCCAAGAGTAATATTAACTCTTCCTTGTTGATCTTTAATTGTAGAACCTGTTGGTGTAACCGGTGGATTTCTAAGTTCTACGGTTCCATCAAAAGTAGCTTTATTTTGTCGATACTTATGATTAATGGGAAGGTACCGACGATGACCcataaaacagtttttttttccatagcGTAAACGTCGACCAACGGCATCATAGTTGCAGCTTGGACATGCCAATGCTGTATAAGTATTCCAACCGGATAAATTTCCGAAACccggaaaatcacttattgtccacataagagCTGCTCTCATGCTAAATGTGTGATTTGTTGAAGCATCTCGAGTTTGAATTCCATCAAACCATAACTCCTTTAGTTCTTTGATAAGGGGCTGCAAGAACACATCAATATCATTTCCAGGCATTTTTTTTCCAGGAATAACCATAGAAAGGATCATCGATGTTTGCTTCATTGATATCCATGGAGGAAGGTTATATGGAAATAGGATCACCGGCCATATACTATAATTTGTACTTAATCTACCAAATGGGTTAAAACCATCAGTGGCCAAGCCAAGACGAACGTTTCTTGGATCCGATGCGAATTCGGGAAACTGTAAATCAAAAGCCTTCCAAGCTCCACCGTCTCGAGGATGTCTAAGCTTTCCATCACCGTCAGGAGCAGTTGCATGCCATCTCATATCAGAAGCTGTTTTTGACGACATAAATAGTCGTTGTAGACGGGGTTTTAAAGGAAAGTAACGTAAAACCTTTGCAGGAATTTGTTTCACTTTCTTTGTTGACTGAGATGCCTCGCCGCTAGCTGTAGAACTACCACCTTTCCATCTAGATGCTTCACAAATTCCACATGTTTCTCTATTTGCATTTGCTTCCCAATATAGCATACAATCATTTGGACATGCATCGATTGATTCATATGTCAGCCCGAGCTTGCGAATAACTTTTTTCATGTCACCGAATGAATTGGGAAATTTCGCTTTCGGAAAGGCTTCTTTAAGCAATTCAAGCACCATAGAAATTCCCTTATCGCTGATCCCGCACATACACTTAATATGATACAACTTCAGCACGAATGTTAACGTTGTAAGCTCTGTGCAGCCAGGGTAGAGGTTTTGGTTAAAATCAGCAAGCAACTCATCAAAACTAGTTTCATCGTTGGTACTTGATGGGTTATCAGCACCGATTGGTTGGTCAGAAGAACTAGATCCAACATCTGTATTCATGTTGATTCTAGGAAAGAGATCATCCAAAAGATTTGCCGTTGAATTAGAGTCATCAGGGGCATGAAGGATTTCTGTTGCTTTTCCAGTAGTATCGACATCCTCTCCATGTAAAACCCATTCCGTATAAGAGCTTAGAAATCCGAAACACATTAAATCACCTTCAATATCTTGTCTTAGCTTCGATTTGGATAGAGAACAATGATTACATGGGCATTTTAACATGTCCACTTTAATTTTGCCAAAGGC is a genomic window of Brassica napus cultivar Da-Ae chromosome A2, Da-Ae, whole genome shotgun sequence containing:
- the LOC125589210 gene encoding uncharacterized protein LOC125589210, yielding MDFTDSDDTQAPEDSQFLETQLDFSCPPQFAPECNTFKWKVQIRDANGEIEEQTLTTKEVWKLQNRRVIVHFDEDCGQPDEDSGVLLGSWLGQLSNDVNLLPIDYADWRVFAPHRKDKAWDIILTKFWFDNPDTKKNYVLSVLGSRCKDFKVRLWKMYKRSDRTETVLNRPAMVPEDQWNGFVFFRFTEKWKKMRERNINNQKKNTLPHVCGRKSFARKRRNIKDQTGRTPCRAEFFIASRKKSDGTFVCEEAKSRADELTLLMSENLSVERSNITASLDDEYSKVFGPERSVRVRCLGRGPTPSKLLKMSNTPNLAASNSEVVELKSQVSGLQSQVQNLAGMIQQLVGATTIQVILY
- the LOC125584166 gene encoding uncharacterized protein LOC125584166, translated to MCFGFLSSYTEWVLHGEDVDTTGKATEILHAPDDSNSTANLLDDLFPRINMNTDVGSSSSDQPIGADNPSSTNDETSFDELLADFNQNLYPGCTELTTLTFVLKLYHIKCMCGISDKGISMVLELLKEAFPKAKFPNSFGDMKKVIRKLGLTYESIDACPNDCMLYWEANANRETCGICEASRWKGGSSTASGEASQSTKKVKQIPAKVLRYFPLKPRLQRLFMSSKTASDMRWHATAPDGDGKLRHPRDGGAWKAFDLQFPEFASDPRNVRLGLATDGFNPFGRLSTNYSIWPVILFPYNLPPWISMKQTSMILSMVIPGKKMPGNDIDVFLQPLIKELKELWFDGIQTRDASTNHTFSMRAALMWTISDFPGFGNLSGWNTYTALACPSCNYDAVGRRLRYGKKNCFMGHRRYLPINHKYRQNKATFDGTVELRNPPVTPTGSTIKDQQGRVNITLGKRRELVGKKRDRSGMEKCDDQQWKKKSIFFDLPYWESMVLRHNLDVMHIEKNVFDNIVYTLLDDKGKSKDNLSARKDLHELGIRSELWPDNNDKYAPASFTLDRSGKDIFLGVLKNVKLPDGYASNISSCVDVKNHKLSGLKSHDSHIIMKDLLPIAIRNLLPQDVASVIIELSRFFRSISARVLDPDELDKLQEHIIMTLCHMEMVFPPSFFTVMVHLTVHLVEEAKQGGPVAFRWMYPIERTLGHFKSYVRNRAKPEGSICEQYLADECVTFCSMYLNDIETRFNRVGRVDDRPSLVQNHTSNSEIQSSFPNVGRFVGAGQVYTLSYVERQQAHRRYKKELSKKKIRQSKRNHVLDVDREVHLNFGKWLKDRVEKNDVEGVSDDIRCLALGPSEKVVKYSSYNINGYKFRASGRDDGLKTQNSGVYVNANTVSYASSRDQNPKAGDIAYYGKLVEVIELNFYETFRVVLFKCKWADTRSSRGYKHDVYGHNMVNFDRLLHTGDEEEDEPYVLASQAKMVYYVEDPCEQGWNIAVHVQPRDLYDMGDSSLS